A section of the Pirellulales bacterium genome encodes:
- the gmk gene encoding guanylate kinase codes for MPSASHGRLIVFSGPSGAGKTTVLEKVLARCPWIEPSISATTRPPRPGEQAGVHYYFLSTEDFNRRREGGEFLECSEVFGRGHWYGTLQSEVAPRLAAGKSVLLEIDVTGMLAVLQRYPDAITIFVRPASVEELERRLKARGTESAEAIARRLEVARQELAYADRYQYVINNDVLEDAVNNICSVLAQLEESR; via the coding sequence ATGCCTTCCGCCTCCCACGGCCGCTTGATTGTGTTTTCCGGCCCGTCCGGAGCGGGAAAAACGACCGTACTAGAAAAAGTGCTCGCCCGCTGCCCCTGGATCGAGCCGAGTATTTCGGCCACCACCCGCCCCCCCCGCCCCGGTGAACAAGCGGGGGTGCACTATTATTTTTTGTCCACGGAAGATTTTAACCGTCGGCGAGAGGGGGGGGAATTCTTGGAATGTTCAGAGGTTTTTGGCCGGGGGCATTGGTATGGCACGCTGCAAAGTGAAGTGGCCCCTAGACTTGCGGCGGGAAAATCGGTACTTTTAGAAATTGATGTGACGGGCATGTTGGCGGTTCTCCAGCGATATCCCGACGCGATTACCATCTTTGTGCGGCCAGCCAGCGTCGAGGAGTTGGAGCGACGGCTCAAAGCACGCGGGACCGAATCGGCCGAGGCGATTGCCCGCCGATTAGAAGTGGCCCGCCAAGAATTAGCGTACGCGGATCGCTACCAATATGTCATCAATAACGACGTCCTAGAAGACGCAGTCAATAACATTTGCTCGGTTTTGGCCCAGTTGGAGGAATCCCGATGA
- a CDS encoding carbohydrate kinase family protein, whose protein sequence is MTDYDCLCLGVIVVDHLCTPIPRMPRPGELVLARDLPLSIGGLAANAAIDLAKQDYRVAIAGAIGQDLFGDFALQTLAAANVQTAPLRRLPDVATSGTLILNIEGEDRRFIHTRGANALVKADDLPANLPASCRVLYIGGFLLMPELERQDQFRQHLQKLRQQGVKIVLDVVVPGTGNAGELAYWPSFEHILPVVDYFLPNSDEAELITGLTDPAAQAEKFLSAGAGTVVITLGAQGTYAASRSERLRGGCYPMEYVGGTGSGDAFDAGFIAGLLRGEDLRGCIRWGSVLGASCVRALSATDGVFTRVEAEEFLARHELPLTNC, encoded by the coding sequence ATGACGGACTACGATTGTTTATGCCTGGGGGTGATCGTGGTGGATCATCTTTGTACGCCCATACCGCGGATGCCGCGGCCCGGCGAGTTGGTCCTGGCGCGCGACTTACCCCTGAGCATTGGCGGATTAGCGGCGAATGCGGCGATCGATTTGGCCAAGCAAGACTATCGGGTGGCGATTGCCGGAGCTATTGGCCAGGATTTATTTGGCGATTTCGCGCTCCAGACATTGGCGGCCGCCAATGTCCAGACCGCTCCCTTGCGGCGATTGCCCGATGTGGCGACCTCTGGCACGCTAATTCTGAACATTGAGGGGGAAGATCGCCGCTTTATCCACACCCGCGGGGCAAATGCGTTGGTCAAGGCGGATGACCTACCCGCGAATCTGCCAGCAAGTTGCCGCGTGCTTTACATTGGCGGTTTTTTATTGATGCCGGAACTAGAACGCCAGGATCAGTTTCGCCAGCATCTGCAAAAATTACGTCAACAAGGGGTAAAAATTGTGTTGGATGTTGTCGTTCCGGGGACGGGGAATGCCGGGGAACTGGCTTATTGGCCCAGCTTTGAGCACATTTTGCCCGTTGTGGATTATTTTTTGCCAAATAGCGACGAGGCGGAACTGATCACGGGATTGACCGATCCCGCCGCCCAGGCGGAAAAGTTTTTGTCCGCGGGTGCAGGGACGGTGGTCATCACCCTGGGAGCCCAGGGAACATATGCCGCTTCGCGGTCGGAGCGCCTGCGCGGGGGGTGTTATCCCATGGAATACGTCGGCGGGACCGGTTCGGGGGATGCCTTTGATGCGGGATTTATCGCCGGGTTGCTGCGGGGAGAGGATTTGCGGGGCTGCATCCGGTGGGGAAGCGTGTTGGGGGCTAGCTGTGTCCGCGCGTTGAGCGCGACTGACGGGGTTTTTACGCGGGTCGAGGCGGAGGAATTCCTGGCACGGCATGAACTGCCGCTCACCAACTGCTAA
- the secG gene encoding preprotein translocase subunit SecG, with protein sequence MLLQFFVITLIVLSSLFLILIVLLQEGKGGGLAGAFGGGGGQSAFGTKAGDLFTRVTIVTALVWILCCMLAIRLMQSPTQVTNKPTITNTAPVIPAAPGAGSAATPSAAVPSSTVPPATGNLPGLTSPPASTTGTPPASATPATNAPATTAPAATTPGNTVQPVAEQPPATSSSAPPDSTPPAEPGK encoded by the coding sequence ATGCTTTTGCAATTTTTTGTTATCACGTTGATCGTCCTGTCGTCGCTGTTCCTGATTTTGATCGTGCTCCTACAAGAAGGTAAAGGGGGCGGATTGGCCGGCGCCTTTGGCGGTGGGGGGGGACAAAGCGCGTTTGGGACCAAGGCGGGAGATTTGTTCACCCGGGTAACTATCGTGACGGCGCTGGTCTGGATTTTGTGTTGCATGCTGGCGATTCGTCTGATGCAGTCTCCAACCCAGGTCACGAATAAGCCGACGATCACCAATACTGCCCCTGTAATACCGGCGGCGCCAGGGGCTGGGTCCGCAGCGACACCGTCCGCAGCTGTGCCGTCCTCCACAGTCCCACCTGCCACCGGTAATTTGCCGGGATTAACCAGCCCCCCCGCATCCACCACGGGGACTCCCCCGGCGTCAGCCACACCCGCGACTAACGCGCCCGCAACCACAGCGCCCGCTGCCACTACTCCCGGTAATACGGTGCAGCCAGTTGCCGAACAACCCCCGGCGACATCTTCCAGCGCCCCCCCTGATTCCACTCCCCCCGCGGAACCTGGTAAATAA
- a CDS encoding YicC/YloC family endoribonuclease, producing MLLSMTGFGESHVQDQNLAVTLELRTINNRYFKFNLRASEGFTLLEPQIEALAREKIKRGTVQANLRVQRLRPEDCYSLNLAVLTAYQKQLGQFCLEQSLPLVSGVEQLLLLPGVVNEATVSLEQAEAAWPVVARAVEQALSNLQTMRETEGRNMSADLAANCQTLSAQVEQIATRAPLTVSDYRTRLEERVRKALDEFHVSLNPADLLREVTIYAERVDISEELVRLRSHLSQFVKIMQSEESAGRKLEFLIQELFREVNTIGSKSTDVDIAQRVIEMKTAIERLREMIQNVE from the coding sequence TTGTTGCTAAGCATGACCGGGTTTGGCGAATCCCATGTCCAGGATCAAAACTTGGCGGTGACGCTGGAACTGCGCACAATTAACAATCGCTACTTTAAATTTAACTTGCGCGCAAGTGAAGGATTTACCCTCTTAGAGCCGCAAATCGAGGCATTAGCCAGGGAAAAAATCAAACGCGGGACTGTCCAGGCAAATCTGCGGGTGCAGCGGTTGCGTCCGGAAGACTGCTATTCGCTTAATCTGGCGGTTTTAACCGCGTACCAAAAACAATTGGGGCAATTTTGCCTGGAACAAAGCTTGCCTCTGGTAAGCGGGGTGGAGCAGCTTCTGCTGTTGCCGGGTGTGGTCAATGAAGCGACTGTCAGTCTGGAACAAGCCGAGGCGGCGTGGCCCGTCGTGGCCCGCGCCGTGGAACAGGCTTTATCCAACCTGCAAACCATGCGTGAAACCGAGGGGCGCAACATGTCGGCCGACCTCGCGGCTAACTGCCAGACACTTTCCGCCCAGGTTGAACAAATTGCGACCCGCGCACCCTTGACGGTGTCCGATTATCGCACCCGGCTGGAGGAACGCGTTCGCAAAGCACTCGATGAATTTCACGTCAGCCTGAACCCCGCCGATTTACTGCGCGAAGTTACGATCTATGCCGAACGTGTCGATATTTCCGAAGAATTGGTCCGACTGCGCAGCCACCTGTCCCAGTTTGTCAAAATCATGCAATCCGAGGAAAGCGCGGGGCGCAAATTGGAATTTTTAATCCAGGAATTATTTCGCGAAGTCAACACCATCGGCTCAAAATCGACCGATGTCGATATCGCCCAGCGCGTCATTGAAATGAAAACTGCCATCGAACGGCTGCGCGAGATGATCCAAAACGTCGAATAA
- the pheA gene encoding prephenate dehydratase gives MSKGKPTEKSAKPGTVPASLAALRLRIDRLDRELVKLMNERAKVAHAIGKVKDSSGLQPYDPAREEEVLGRIAEHNRGPLPGKSLRAIYRELISASRSLEGTLRVAYLGPQYTYSHLAAIHRFGQSVEFIPVGSIQAVFEEVQRKHVTYGLVPLENSTDGRVTDTLDMFTRLPVTICGEVQLRIHHNLLGRCARGEIQEVYSKQQPLSQCRNWLAKHLPQARMIEVTSTGTAAQLAQDKPGAAAIASLEAGLHYGLDLLAENIEDVAGNLTRFAVIGETAAKRTGNDKTAVMFEIPHRPGALADAMTVFKRYKLNMTWIESFPIARPEGGYMFFVEFEGHQADMRVKKATEALAKRAVRFVILGSFAKSAIVE, from the coding sequence ATGTCCAAGGGAAAGCCTACTGAAAAATCCGCCAAGCCTGGCACGGTTCCCGCGTCGCTGGCCGCGCTGCGCTTGCGAATTGATCGCCTCGACCGGGAATTGGTCAAGCTAATGAATGAGCGGGCCAAGGTCGCCCATGCCATTGGTAAAGTTAAGGATAGCAGCGGGTTACAGCCATACGATCCCGCCCGCGAAGAAGAAGTGCTAGGCCGGATAGCGGAGCATAATCGCGGGCCACTGCCGGGAAAGTCCCTCCGGGCCATTTATCGCGAGTTAATCAGTGCCTCCCGGTCGCTGGAGGGGACATTGCGTGTGGCGTATTTGGGACCACAATACACCTATAGCCACCTGGCGGCGATCCACCGCTTTGGACAAAGCGTCGAATTTATCCCGGTAGGGTCGATTCAGGCGGTCTTTGAGGAGGTCCAGCGAAAGCATGTCACCTATGGCCTGGTACCGCTGGAAAACTCCACGGATGGACGTGTGACTGACACTCTGGATATGTTTACCCGTTTGCCGGTAACGATTTGCGGGGAAGTGCAATTGCGCATCCATCATAATCTGCTGGGACGCTGTGCCCGGGGGGAAATTCAAGAGGTATACAGCAAGCAACAACCGTTGTCCCAATGCCGCAATTGGCTGGCAAAGCACCTGCCGCAGGCTCGCATGATCGAAGTGACCAGCACCGGCACGGCGGCACAACTGGCCCAGGATAAACCGGGGGCGGCGGCTATTGCCAGTCTGGAGGCTGGCCTGCATTATGGGCTGGATCTGCTGGCCGAGAATATCGAGGATGTGGCGGGAAATTTGACGCGGTTTGCCGTTATCGGCGAGACCGCCGCCAAACGGACCGGAAATGATAAAACAGCCGTCATGTTTGAAATACCGCATCGACCGGGGGCCTTGGCCGATGCCATGACGGTGTTTAAACGGTATAAATTAAACATGACCTGGATCGAATCATTCCCCATTGCCCGGCCCGAGGGGGGGTACATGTTCTTTGTGGAATTTGAAGGACATCAGGCCGATATGCGCGTTAAGAAAGCGACCGAAGCCCTCGCCAAGCGAGCCGTGCGATTTGTCATCCTCGGCAGTTTTGCCAAAAGCGCGATCGTGGAGTGA
- a CDS encoding YihY/virulence factor BrkB family protein, with product MERWFNLFVQTGKAWLADNAARLGAALAFYSVLSLAPLLVIVIAIAALVFGKDAARGAIVHQFTEFVGPEGAAAIQDMIVHAQQPVLGSVASLVGIVTLFLGAAGVFGELQEALNTIWKVKPKSDVGLWGYVQNRFLSFAMVFGTGFMLLISLVLSAGLNSLSQYFAGDEWTPLWWVLNFFISFGVVTLLFAMIYKYVPDAEIRWNDVWVGAILTALLFTIGKTLIGLYLGSAGVGSAYGAAGSLVVLLVWIYYSAQILFFGAEFTHIYAQNYGEKILPAENA from the coding sequence ATGGAAAGATGGTTCAATCTTTTCGTGCAAACGGGGAAAGCTTGGCTGGCGGATAATGCCGCCCGGCTGGGGGCAGCGCTGGCGTTTTATAGTGTGCTGTCGCTGGCCCCGCTTTTGGTGATTGTCATAGCTATTGCCGCACTAGTGTTTGGAAAGGATGCTGCACGGGGGGCTATCGTACATCAATTTACCGAGTTTGTCGGGCCAGAAGGGGCCGCCGCTATTCAAGATATGATTGTGCATGCCCAGCAGCCTGTGCTTGGCAGTGTGGCGTCGCTTGTGGGCATCGTGACTTTATTCTTGGGGGCGGCGGGGGTCTTTGGCGAATTGCAAGAAGCGCTCAACACGATCTGGAAAGTAAAACCCAAGTCGGATGTGGGTTTGTGGGGATATGTGCAAAACCGCTTTCTATCCTTTGCCATGGTTTTTGGCACGGGATTTATGCTCTTGATATCCCTGGTCCTCAGCGCCGGATTAAATTCACTAAGCCAATATTTTGCCGGCGATGAGTGGACGCCGTTGTGGTGGGTTCTGAATTTTTTTATATCATTCGGCGTCGTCACATTGCTGTTTGCCATGATTTATAAGTATGTTCCGGATGCGGAAATACGCTGGAATGATGTCTGGGTGGGAGCAATTTTGACGGCTTTATTATTTACCATTGGCAAGACGCTCATTGGACTTTATTTGGGGAGCGCGGGAGTAGGTTCGGCTTATGGCGCGGCGGGATCGCTCGTGGTCCTTTTAGTGTGGATCTATTATTCTGCTCAAATTCTATTTTTTGGCGCGGAGTTTACGCATATCTATGCGCAAAATTATGGCGAAAAAATCTTACCCGCTGAAAATGCCTAA
- the tpiA gene encoding triose-phosphate isomerase: MRRKFIAGNWKMHLTRGESVALAQGVAAQAVAYKQVDVAVCPTFTNLDVVRGALAGTSVALGAQNMCAEAKGAFTGEISPAMLIDVGCKYVILGHSERRTLYQETDAVINKKVHAALSAGLIPIVCVGELLAEREAGQTLEVVQRQFSGSLAGISAEQITGIVIAYEPVWAIGTGKVATPQQAEEVHADLRKMLANQYNPATAQLVRIQYGGSVKPDNAVSLLGQPNIDGALVGGASLKIEDFIGIIQGAAQVS; this comes from the coding sequence ATGCGTCGCAAGTTCATCGCTGGCAACTGGAAAATGCATCTTACTCGCGGCGAATCGGTGGCCTTGGCCCAGGGGGTCGCGGCCCAGGCGGTGGCTTATAAGCAAGTTGATGTGGCGGTATGTCCGACCTTTACCAACCTGGATGTGGTTCGGGGCGCGCTCGCGGGGACCAGCGTGGCCCTGGGGGCCCAAAATATGTGCGCCGAGGCCAAAGGGGCCTTTACCGGCGAAATTAGCCCCGCCATGCTGATCGACGTAGGTTGCAAATACGTCATTTTAGGGCACAGCGAACGCCGCACGCTTTACCAGGAAACCGACGCTGTCATCAATAAAAAAGTGCACGCTGCCCTCTCAGCCGGATTGATTCCCATCGTTTGCGTGGGAGAATTGCTCGCTGAAAGGGAAGCGGGCCAAACCCTGGAAGTCGTGCAACGCCAGTTCAGCGGTTCTTTGGCGGGTATTTCCGCCGAGCAAATCACGGGCATTGTGATCGCGTATGAACCAGTCTGGGCGATCGGAACGGGCAAAGTCGCCACGCCCCAACAAGCCGAAGAGGTCCATGCCGATCTTCGCAAAATGCTGGCAAACCAGTATAATCCGGCTACCGCCCAACTAGTCCGGATTCAATATGGTGGCAGCGTCAAACCTGATAACGCCGTGTCGCTATTGGGCCAGCCGAACATTGATGGAGCCTTGGTGGGAGGGGCCAGCCTGAAAATTGAGGACTTTATCGGGATTATTCAGGGGGCTGCCCAGGTTAGCTAG
- a CDS encoding tryptophan halogenase family protein has product MLRNVLILGGGSAGFITALTLRKILPQLNVKLLCSSDLGIIGVGEGTTRDVPLHLHGILGLDPGEFYRETNASWKLGIRFLWGQRPYYNYTFRRQFNVTLPKLSRPVSYFINGDFEYFSLASALMTENKVFAKQPDGTPQIGQDLAYHLENELFVKWLAKTAQRLGVEMIDDLVVGVSRNEHGIDALQLKSGQTIQADFYVDCSGFRSYLLGEILEEPFESFENALYCDRAIVGGWDRGPDEPIKSYTTAETMNCGWCWQIDHEFRINRGYVYSSKFISDEDAEREFRAKNPKITKTRVIPFKTGCHRRAWVGNVCAIGNSNGFVEPLEATAIGVICQDALQLAFTLSDVHERPSPSKIHQYNERSRRIWQLIRDFLAIHYKYNRRLDTPFWRACHADVQLGKAEELCNYYIENGPQPAYTSTILDPLDQFNLEGYVVHLLGQEVPCQFRYQPTPQDREILQRNREECRQRAQQGYTVEEAFKIIRSPRWQWNPGFYKTVEQIL; this is encoded by the coding sequence ATGCTGCGGAATGTGCTCATCCTAGGGGGAGGGAGCGCCGGTTTTATTACAGCGCTTACCTTGCGCAAAATTCTACCGCAACTCAATGTCAAGCTGCTTTGCTCTTCTGATTTGGGAATCATCGGCGTGGGAGAAGGAACCACCCGTGATGTGCCGCTGCATTTGCATGGCATCCTGGGCCTTGACCCGGGTGAATTTTATCGTGAAACCAACGCCAGTTGGAAATTGGGAATTCGCTTTTTATGGGGCCAGCGGCCGTATTACAACTATACCTTTCGCCGACAGTTCAATGTCACCCTGCCCAAGCTCTCGCGGCCTGTTTCGTATTTTATCAATGGCGACTTTGAGTACTTTAGCCTGGCCTCGGCGTTAATGACAGAAAACAAAGTCTTTGCTAAACAGCCTGATGGCACGCCGCAAATCGGCCAGGATTTAGCCTACCACCTGGAAAATGAACTATTCGTCAAATGGCTGGCCAAAACCGCGCAACGCCTGGGCGTGGAAATGATTGATGATCTGGTGGTCGGCGTAAGCCGCAACGAACATGGTATCGACGCCCTCCAGTTAAAAAGCGGCCAAACCATCCAAGCTGATTTTTATGTGGATTGTTCGGGGTTTCGCTCGTATTTGTTGGGGGAAATCCTTGAAGAACCTTTTGAATCATTTGAAAACGCTCTCTATTGCGACCGAGCCATCGTAGGGGGGTGGGACCGCGGTCCGGATGAACCGATTAAATCATATACCACCGCCGAAACCATGAATTGCGGCTGGTGCTGGCAAATCGATCATGAATTTCGGATCAATCGGGGCTATGTTTATAGCTCTAAGTTTATCAGTGACGAGGACGCCGAGCGGGAATTTCGCGCAAAGAATCCCAAAATTACTAAGACCCGCGTGATCCCTTTTAAAACCGGGTGCCATCGCCGCGCCTGGGTGGGAAATGTATGCGCGATTGGTAATTCGAATGGTTTTGTCGAACCGCTAGAGGCGACGGCGATCGGCGTAATTTGCCAGGACGCCCTGCAATTGGCCTTTACCCTGAGCGATGTGCACGAACGCCCCTCCCCCAGCAAAATCCACCAATACAATGAGCGCAGCCGCCGCATTTGGCAATTGATTCGGGACTTTTTAGCCATCCATTACAAATACAATCGCCGTCTCGATACTCCTTTTTGGCGGGCGTGCCATGCGGACGTCCAACTGGGCAAGGCCGAGGAGTTGTGCAATTATTATATTGAGAACGGCCCCCAGCCAGCCTATACCAGCACCATCCTGGACCCGCTGGATCAATTTAATCTCGAAGGCTACGTCGTGCATCTGCTGGGCCAAGAAGTTCCCTGCCAGTTTCGCTACCAACCAACGCCCCAAGATCGGGAAATTTTGCAGCGCAATCGCGAGGAATGCCGCCAGCGCGCCCAACAGGGCTACACCGTGGAAGAAGCGTTTAAAATTATTCGCTCGCCCCGTTGGCAGTGGAATCCCGGCTTTTATAAGACGGTAGAGCAAATCCTATAA
- a CDS encoding phosphopantothenoylcysteine decarboxylase produces the protein MTTAPREIVLAVTGGVAAYKVADVVSKLSQAGHGVTVAMSRGAQKFVGPATFAALSGRPVVTRLFDPGAHPLGAHIELAERAQLLVVAPATARFMAQAALGLGDDLVSTLYLCCRCPVLIAPAMNSRMWEQPAVQRNLRQLREDGVHVAEPGSGWLSCRQSGTGRMAEPAEILARIHELLAT, from the coding sequence ATGACAACTGCACCGCGGGAAATTGTGCTGGCGGTCACGGGAGGAGTGGCGGCCTACAAGGTTGCCGATGTCGTCAGCAAACTCTCCCAGGCGGGTCATGGAGTGACCGTGGCCATGTCCCGCGGGGCGCAAAAGTTTGTCGGTCCGGCGACTTTTGCTGCGCTCTCTGGTCGTCCGGTGGTGACGCGTCTTTTTGATCCCGGGGCGCATCCGTTGGGGGCTCATATTGAACTGGCCGAACGGGCTCAACTGCTGGTGGTGGCGCCGGCGACGGCGCGCTTCATGGCCCAAGCGGCGTTGGGATTGGGGGATGACCTGGTGTCCACGCTGTACCTTTGCTGCCGATGCCCGGTCTTGATCGCGCCAGCCATGAATAGCCGAATGTGGGAGCAACCAGCCGTGCAGCGCAATCTGCGCCAATTGCGGGAAGACGGCGTGCACGTGGCGGAACCTGGCAGTGGTTGGCTGAGTTGCCGCCAATCTGGAACAGGGCGCATGGCCGAACCCGCGGAGATCCTCGCGCGGATCCACGAATTGCTGGCAACCTAG
- a CDS encoding phosphopantothenoylcysteine decarboxylase: protein MAKILITSGPTRQYLDPVRYLTNASSGKMGCALAAAALELGHAVVLVSGPVEISYPPRARVISVISTEEMLAAALAEFPACDGLIGVAAPCDYRPQQVAPHKIRKTGEPLELHLIETPDIVATLCGQKRADQWAVGFALETEDARFRAVVKLQKKSCDLMVANGPQAMNSPDNQVEILDRGGEVIAALQGNKSLVARQILHVIEERLIRPAAG, encoded by the coding sequence GTGGCAAAAATTCTTATCACCTCGGGACCGACCCGGCAGTACTTGGACCCGGTTCGGTATTTGACCAACGCCAGCAGCGGCAAAATGGGGTGCGCGCTGGCCGCAGCCGCGCTCGAACTGGGGCACGCGGTGGTTTTGGTCAGCGGACCGGTGGAAATTTCTTATCCCCCCCGGGCGCGGGTGATTTCGGTGATTAGCACCGAGGAAATGTTGGCCGCCGCGCTGGCGGAATTTCCCGCGTGCGACGGACTGATTGGCGTCGCCGCCCCGTGCGATTATCGACCGCAACAGGTAGCCCCCCACAAAATTCGCAAAACCGGCGAGCCCCTCGAATTGCACCTTATCGAGACTCCCGACATCGTGGCGACACTTTGCGGTCAAAAGCGAGCAGATCAATGGGCGGTAGGTTTTGCGCTCGAGACCGAGGACGCCCGCTTTCGTGCGGTGGTTAAATTACAAAAAAAGAGCTGCGACCTGATGGTGGCCAATGGCCCCCAGGCGATGAATTCGCCGGACAATCAGGTGGAAATATTGGACCGCGGGGGAGAGGTCATAGCCGCTTTACAAGGAAATAAATCCCTGGTAGCCCGGCAAATCCTGCACGTCATCGAAGAACGCTTGATACGCCCCGCAGCGGGTTAA
- the aroF gene encoding 3-deoxy-7-phosphoheptulonate synthase: MIIILKPHTAGPDLQHVVEKIESLGLRAHVSQGAYRTIIGVIGDEAKANVAPLKALPGVEEVIPVLPPYKLASREAQSEPTVVNVAGVKIGGGHLAMIAGPCAVESRERMRDICRDIVAAGANILRGGAYKPRTSPYAYQGMGEDGLKILRETGDEFGIPIVTEVMDPRKVEVVDQYTDMIQIGARNMQNFTLLTEVGQTRKPVLLKRGMSATIEDLLMSAEYILSQGNPHVVLCERGVKGFDKSTRNLFDVSAIPNVKGLSHLPIIVDPSHATGRPDLIPPCALAGVAAGADGVHIEVHNCPSEALSDGPQALLPHQYSAIAEQIHSLAKLLQKAVAPLPNKTA; encoded by the coding sequence GTGATCATCATCCTCAAACCGCATACCGCCGGGCCTGACCTTCAGCATGTCGTCGAAAAGATCGAATCATTGGGGTTGCGCGCGCATGTCAGCCAGGGAGCCTATCGCACAATCATTGGCGTCATTGGGGACGAGGCCAAGGCCAATGTCGCTCCACTGAAAGCGCTGCCCGGTGTCGAAGAGGTCATTCCCGTGCTCCCCCCTTATAAACTTGCCAGCCGCGAAGCCCAGTCCGAACCGACCGTGGTTAATGTGGCCGGGGTTAAAATTGGCGGCGGGCACTTGGCCATGATCGCCGGGCCATGCGCGGTGGAGTCGCGCGAGCGAATGCGGGATATCTGCCGCGATATTGTGGCCGCCGGGGCCAATATCTTACGCGGCGGGGCCTACAAACCACGCACCAGCCCTTATGCCTACCAGGGGATGGGCGAAGATGGCCTCAAAATCCTACGTGAAACCGGCGACGAATTTGGCATTCCCATCGTGACCGAGGTCATGGATCCGCGCAAGGTTGAGGTGGTTGACCAATACACCGACATGATCCAGATCGGCGCGCGAAACATGCAAAACTTTACGCTACTGACGGAAGTGGGCCAAACCCGCAAGCCGGTATTGCTCAAGCGGGGTATGAGCGCGACCATCGAGGATCTGCTAATGAGCGCGGAGTATATCCTGTCGCAGGGGAATCCCCACGTGGTCCTCTGCGAGCGCGGGGTCAAGGGCTTTGACAAATCGACCCGCAATCTGTTTGATGTATCGGCCATTCCCAATGTCAAGGGATTATCGCATTTACCGATTATCGTTGATCCCAGCCATGCGACGGGAAGGCCCGACCTGATCCCACCGTGCGCCTTGGCGGGCGTGGCGGCGGGGGCGGATGGCGTCCATATCGAGGTGCATAATTGTCCCAGCGAGGCCCTGTCCGACGGGCCGCAGGCATTATTGCCGCATCAATACTCTGCGATTGCGGAGCAAATTCATTCACTGGCCAAACTCTTGCAAAAAGCCGTGGCCCCCTTGCCCAATAAGACAGCCTAG
- a CDS encoding DNA-directed RNA polymerase subunit omega yields the protein MIDALKEEEIVNKVGGRFKLSTLIQKRLVALNAGSRALVDIGSDNKMEIVVQEILQDKIFLDTSNNVRITGDDPFLGDGPPELDLNSL from the coding sequence ATGATAGATGCCCTGAAAGAAGAAGAAATTGTCAATAAAGTGGGGGGCCGCTTTAAGCTTTCCACCCTCATTCAAAAGCGGCTGGTCGCGTTAAACGCCGGTAGCCGGGCGCTCGTGGATATCGGCTCCGATAACAAAATGGAAATTGTTGTTCAAGAAATCTTGCAAGACAAAATCTTTTTAGACACTTCCAACAACGTGCGGATTACCGGGGATGATCCTTTTTTGGGGGATGGACCGCCGGAATTGGATTTGAATTCCTTGTAA